A genomic window from Astatotilapia calliptera chromosome 12, fAstCal1.2, whole genome shotgun sequence includes:
- the spinb gene encoding spindlin b, with amino-acid sequence MKTPFKSPTAPRPRADGGHSGVSANMMKKKNPHKKQRTSVGPSKTLTQPRRNIVGCRIQHIWKEGSKSSQWKGTVLDQVPVNPSLYLIKYDGFDCIYGLELYTDERVVGLEVLPDRVAPARVTDSLLADTMIGKAVEHMFETEDGPKEEWRGMVLARAPIMTSWFYITYEKDPVLYMYQLLDDYKEGDLRIMPDSNDSVTAEREPGEVVDSLVGKQVEYAKEDGGKRSGMVIHQVEAKPSVYFIKFDDDFHIYVYDLVKTS; translated from the exons ATGAAGACCCCCTTCAAGAGCCCAACGGCGCCGCGGCCCCGAGCGGACGGAG gacaTTCGGGCGTCTCTGCAAAcatgatgaagaaaaagaatCCGCACAA GAAGCAGAGGACCAGCGTGGGTCCCAGCAAGACCCTGACTCAGCCCAGAAGGAACATCGTGGGCTGCAGGATCCAGCACATCTGGAAGGAGGGCA GTAAGTCGTCGCAGTGGAAGGGGACGGTCCTGGACCAGGTGCCCGTTAACCCCTCCCTCTACCTGATCAAATACGACGGCTTCGACTGCATCTACGGCCTGGAGCTGTACACCGACGAGCGGGTGGTGGGGCTGGAGGTTCTGCCCGACAGAGTGG CTCCGGCCCGTGTGACCGACTCACTGCTGGCAGACACGATGATCGGTAAGGCGGTGGAGCACATGTTCGAGACGGAGGACGGGCCGAAGGAGGAGTGGAGGGGGATGGTGCTGGCCCGCGCTCCCATCATGACCTCCTGGTTCTACATCACCTACGAGAAGGACCCGGTGCTCTACATGTACCAGCTGCTGGACGACTACAAGGAGGGCGACCTGCGCATCATGCCCGACTCCA ACGACAGCGTGACGGCGGAGCGAGAGCCCGGCGAGGTGGTCGACAGTCTGGTGGGCAAACAGGTCGAGTATGCCAAAGAGGACGGCGGGAAGAGGTCGGGAATGGTGATCCACCAGGTGGAGGCCAAACCCTCCGTCTACTTCATCAAATTCGACGACGACTTCCACATCTACGTCTACGACCTGGTCAAGACCTCCTAA